In Nostoc sp. GT001, a genomic segment contains:
- a CDS encoding 2OG-Fe dioxygenase family protein codes for MQKVWTATELEYAFLFTLRKVNSISLEGFKAFFNNMPLDPYIKNNYRSRRLSRFTVSGNELIKLPHGVFFQSKEYNRLAGDIKREFAELDDALIELDIFKNLVLAFSDSCKLHPEAEIGVHQIRISCSPDNFGNPAPEGIHQDGTDFIGIFSVDRENIQGGETHLYTAKKEKPVFSKILNPGELLLVNDHEFFHYANPIKPQTEAQGNWDVFVLTSPSLLSD; via the coding sequence ATGCAAAAAGTGTGGACAGCAACGGAATTAGAATATGCTTTTCTATTTACTCTTAGAAAGGTAAATTCTATCAGTCTAGAAGGTTTTAAGGCATTTTTTAATAATATGCCTCTTGACCCTTATATCAAAAACAATTATCGTTCTAGAAGATTATCTCGGTTCACAGTCTCTGGAAATGAGTTAATCAAATTACCTCATGGCGTCTTCTTTCAAAGTAAAGAGTATAATCGATTAGCGGGTGATATCAAAAGAGAGTTTGCAGAATTAGATGATGCACTCATAGAACTTGATATTTTCAAAAATCTTGTTTTAGCATTTAGCGATTCTTGTAAACTTCATCCTGAAGCTGAAATCGGAGTTCATCAAATTAGAATTAGTTGTTCTCCAGATAATTTTGGTAATCCAGCACCAGAAGGTATCCATCAAGATGGCACTGATTTTATTGGCATATTCTCAGTAGATAGAGAGAATATTCAGGGTGGAGAAACACATCTGTATACTGCCAAAAAAGAAAAGCCTGTATTTAGCAAAATTCTCAATCCGGGAGAACTACTATTAGTTAATGACCATGAGTTTTTCCACTATGCCAATCCTATAAAACCACAAACTGAGGCTCAAGGAAATTGGGATGTTTTTGTTCTGACTTCTCCCAGCTTGCTTTCAGATTAA
- a CDS encoding tetratricopeptide repeat protein — protein MNDEFYNRGLEKARRKDYAGAIEEFNHALQLTPYFSEAYLQRGLAHYDSGAILKAVSDYTEALKLNPDSVEAYYCRGLARVALKNLSGALDDVERAIRLNLNYAAAYNLRGMVRRKQGYIQDAIANFKKAAQLYLEQQDKENCRLSLERIKQLQPQELPALQESRSSNTPILSTNDYFTQLLEKAEKGDTQEALADLNWVLKADPQDAQAYCCRGVVHYKMGNYREAIADFNQALRLNFQDAIVYRNRGKARSVLGDHQGAIADLNQAVQMQPEDVLVYIARGNVYRAMGNYLGAIQDYTQALQINSDEAQAYYNRGIAYTCLEEIQNAVEDYQRAGSIFCEQEDWENYQQVLNSLEKIQKFSPESKKQKYHLLRQRLLRMVGGYWEIAERLIQQNKDYHPGMSDEWYLQKVIDDLERDRNR, from the coding sequence ATGAATGACGAATTTTACAATAGGGGATTGGAAAAGGCTAGGCGAAAAGATTACGCGGGAGCAATTGAGGAATTTAACCATGCTTTACAACTGACACCTTACTTTAGCGAAGCTTATTTGCAACGGGGTTTAGCACATTATGACTCAGGCGCAATTCTGAAAGCTGTTTCAGATTATACCGAAGCCCTGAAGCTGAATCCTGACAGTGTAGAGGCATATTATTGTCGGGGATTGGCTAGGGTAGCGCTGAAAAATTTATCGGGGGCGCTAGATGATGTTGAACGTGCGATTCGTCTCAATCTCAATTATGCTGCTGCTTATAATCTGCGGGGAATGGTGCGGCGCAAACAGGGTTATATTCAAGATGCGATCGCTAACTTTAAAAAGGCTGCACAATTATATCTAGAGCAACAAGACAAAGAGAATTGTCGTCTGTCTTTGGAACGAATTAAACAGCTACAACCACAAGAATTACCTGCCCTTCAGGAATCGCGTTCCAGCAATACGCCAATTTTATCCACCAATGATTATTTTACGCAATTATTAGAAAAGGCTGAAAAGGGAGATACCCAAGAAGCACTCGCCGATTTAAACTGGGTATTAAAAGCCGATCCGCAAGATGCCCAAGCTTACTGCTGTCGTGGGGTTGTGCATTATAAAATGGGTAATTATCGAGAAGCGATCGCAGATTTTAATCAAGCATTACGACTAAATTTTCAAGATGCCATTGTCTATCGCAACCGAGGTAAAGCCCGTTCAGTCTTGGGAGATCATCAAGGTGCGATCGCGGATCTTAACCAAGCAGTCCAGATGCAACCCGAAGATGTCTTAGTTTATATTGCCAGAGGTAATGTCTATCGGGCAATGGGTAATTATCTCGGTGCAATTCAAGATTACACCCAAGCGCTGCAAATTAATTCTGATGAGGCTCAAGCTTACTACAATCGCGGCATTGCTTATACTTGCTTAGAAGAAATACAAAACGCCGTAGAAGATTATCAACGGGCGGGGAGTATCTTTTGCGAACAAGAAGACTGGGAAAATTATCAACAAGTCTTAAATAGCCTAGAAAAAATTCAGAAATTTAGTCCAGAGTCAAAAAAGCAAAAATATCACCTGCTACGTCAGCGACTTTTACGAATGGTTGGGGGATACTGGGAAATTGCCGAACGATTGATTCAGCAAAACAAAGATTATCATCCTGGGATGTCAGACGAGTGGTATTTGCAAAAAGTGATTGATGATTTAGAACGCGATCGCAATAGATAA
- a CDS encoding DUF4114 domain-containing protein — MKLNLFTALIAATATLTGLVSKVETASAADFNWNSSWTQPTVYNKSQTGFNDAPFQQFVQAESVALPNSGQFKLDPNKLNLKYDHDVSVYFINEGAGYRNQLAFEATGTTNKSGLLFNDISCQGNGCVSGDWGGNALKLGDGVKVGNVTAGTQLDFWLRADGLNRGTSANIFGTDTASNADGLQHTVAYAYNNYILLAFEDLYGGLYASGVDSATGKWNEGSDRDFNDVVVVLDIGEANVRALIGATVPEPSVTLSMFAVGAVSMFGLRRRRQSRTSN, encoded by the coding sequence ATGAAACTTAATTTATTCACTGCCTTGATTGCTGCTACAGCTACATTAACCGGATTAGTTTCCAAAGTAGAAACTGCATCTGCTGCTGATTTTAATTGGAATAGTTCTTGGACTCAACCAACTGTATATAATAAGTCTCAAACTGGTTTTAACGACGCTCCTTTTCAACAATTTGTCCAAGCAGAAAGTGTTGCCCTTCCAAACAGCGGACAATTTAAATTAGACCCCAATAAATTAAACCTAAAATACGACCACGATGTTTCTGTTTACTTTATCAATGAGGGTGCAGGTTATAGAAACCAGTTAGCCTTTGAAGCTACAGGAACTACTAACAAGTCTGGGCTGCTTTTTAATGATATTTCCTGTCAAGGAAATGGATGTGTTAGTGGTGACTGGGGTGGTAACGCATTAAAACTAGGTGATGGGGTCAAAGTTGGTAATGTTACCGCAGGTACTCAACTTGACTTCTGGTTAAGAGCTGATGGTTTGAACCGTGGTACCTCTGCCAATATCTTTGGTACTGATACTGCTTCTAACGCTGACGGACTACAGCACACAGTTGCTTATGCTTACAACAACTACATCCTCCTGGCATTCGAGGATTTATACGGAGGTTTATACGCTTCAGGGGTAGATTCTGCAACTGGTAAGTGGAACGAAGGTTCTGATCGCGACTTTAATGATGTTGTCGTCGTTCTTGATATCGGTGAGGCAAATGTTAGAGCGTTAATTGGTGCTACCGTTCCTGAACCATCTGTAACTCTATCAATGTTTGCCGTGGGAGCAGTTAGTATGTTTGGATTGCGCCGTCGCCGTCAAAGCCGCACTTCTAACTAA